A portion of the Natronococcus sp. AD-5 genome contains these proteins:
- the trpC gene encoding indole-3-glycerol phosphate synthase — MNSRTELAPAVRSILETARERSGGDRERLSVEARSLPDALARAEADGRVPIVAEVKPTSPTADGTRSDDPVELAEAMVEGGAAAISVLTEPSHFGGSPDALRRVREAVDVPALRKDFVLDEDGMDVVEADLLLLIARFVDDLEGLVAAARERGFQPLVEVHDREELEAALEAGAEIVGVNNRDLARLEVDLGTFESVSPHAPDDVTLIAESGVSTPEDVRRMREAGADALLVGSAIMDHGGDGDVAENARQLTRAEITDNE, encoded by the coding sequence ATGAACTCTCGAACGGAGCTCGCTCCCGCGGTCCGGTCCATCCTCGAGACGGCCCGGGAGCGATCGGGCGGCGACCGCGAACGGCTGTCCGTCGAGGCGCGGTCGCTTCCCGACGCGCTGGCTCGAGCGGAGGCGGACGGTCGCGTCCCGATCGTCGCGGAGGTGAAGCCTACGAGCCCGACCGCGGACGGGACGCGCTCGGACGACCCCGTCGAACTGGCCGAGGCGATGGTCGAGGGCGGTGCGGCGGCGATCTCGGTACTCACCGAACCGTCGCACTTCGGGGGCTCGCCCGACGCGCTGCGCCGGGTTCGCGAGGCCGTCGACGTCCCCGCCCTCCGCAAGGACTTCGTGCTCGACGAGGATGGCATGGACGTCGTCGAGGCCGATCTCCTGTTGCTCATCGCGCGGTTCGTAGACGACCTCGAGGGACTGGTGGCGGCCGCACGCGAGCGCGGCTTCCAGCCGCTCGTCGAGGTTCACGACCGCGAGGAACTCGAGGCCGCGCTCGAGGCTGGGGCCGAAATCGTCGGGGTGAACAACCGGGACCTGGCGCGACTCGAGGTCGATCTCGGAACGTTTGAATCCGTCAGTCCCCACGCTCCGGACGACGTGACGCTGATCGCGGAAAGCGGCGTGTCGACGCCGGAAGACGTCCGACGGATGCGCGAGGCGGGCGCCGACGCGCTGCTCGTCGGCAGCGCCATCATGGACCACGGCGGCGACGGCGACGTCGCTGAGAACGCGCGGCAACTGACGCGAGCGGAGATAACCGACAATGAGTAA
- the trpB gene encoding tryptophan synthase subunit beta translates to MSKSERNRERDSDPTFGDYGGQYVPEALMPALQELEDAYERYVLENEDGFVDEFRERMRDFGGRPTPLQRADRLSERYDREIYLKREDLVHGGAHKLNNALGQVLLAKYMGKERVIAETGAGQHGTATAMAAAHLDVPCEIYMGRTDVNRQRPNVYRMRMNGAEVNPVDAGSATLKEAINETMRDWATTVERTHYVIGSIVGPHPFPKLVRDFQAVIGREAREQIREQAGRLPDSVVACAGGGSNTMGAFHEFVSDDDVDLVAVEAGGSSLEIDEEEGLAPNSATLSTGTDGVLHGAMTKLLQSGDGQIMESHSVSAGLDYAGVGPELSHLVDTGRVTPVSVDDEDALNGFHRLSRLEGIIPALESSHALGYLERAAGPAAENASSPERSSADSRAGNPRDNGDEPRAESYEDLGDLVVVNVSGRGDKDLETVLEETEKRDLEAAPEVEVFDRD, encoded by the coding sequence ATGAGTAAGAGTGAACGCAACCGCGAACGTGACAGCGATCCCACGTTCGGCGACTACGGCGGACAGTACGTACCCGAGGCGCTGATGCCGGCGCTGCAGGAACTCGAGGACGCCTACGAGCGATACGTCCTCGAGAACGAGGACGGATTCGTGGACGAGTTCCGCGAGCGGATGCGGGACTTCGGCGGCCGGCCGACGCCGCTGCAGCGCGCGGACCGCTTGAGCGAGCGCTACGATCGCGAGATTTACCTCAAGCGCGAGGACCTCGTCCACGGCGGTGCGCACAAGCTCAACAACGCTCTCGGACAGGTCCTCCTCGCGAAGTATATGGGCAAGGAACGGGTCATCGCCGAGACCGGCGCCGGCCAGCACGGCACGGCGACGGCGATGGCGGCGGCCCACCTCGACGTACCCTGCGAGATCTACATGGGTCGGACCGACGTCAACCGCCAGCGGCCGAACGTTTACCGGATGCGGATGAACGGCGCCGAGGTGAACCCGGTCGACGCCGGCAGCGCCACCCTGAAGGAGGCGATCAACGAGACGATGCGCGACTGGGCGACTACCGTCGAGCGGACCCACTACGTGATCGGCTCGATCGTCGGCCCGCACCCGTTCCCGAAGCTCGTCCGGGATTTTCAGGCGGTCATCGGCCGGGAGGCTCGCGAGCAGATCCGGGAGCAGGCGGGTCGCCTCCCCGACAGCGTCGTCGCCTGCGCCGGCGGCGGCTCGAACACGATGGGGGCGTTTCACGAGTTCGTTTCGGACGACGACGTCGACCTCGTCGCCGTCGAAGCCGGCGGCTCGAGCCTCGAGATCGACGAGGAGGAGGGACTCGCCCCCAACTCCGCGACGCTCTCGACGGGCACCGACGGCGTGCTCCACGGCGCGATGACCAAGCTGCTCCAGAGCGGCGACGGCCAGATCATGGAGTCCCACAGCGTCAGCGCGGGGCTCGACTACGCCGGCGTCGGCCCGGAGCTCTCGCACCTGGTCGACACCGGCCGCGTCACCCCGGTCAGCGTCGACGACGAGGACGCGCTCAACGGCTTCCACCGGCTCTCGCGGCTCGAGGGGATCATCCCGGCGCTCGAGTCGAGTCACGCGCTCGGCTATCTGGAGCGCGCGGCGGGGCCCGCCGCGGAGAACGCGAGTAGCCCGGAACGGAGTTCCGCGGACAGTCGAGCGGGGAACCCGCGAGACAACGGCGATGAGCCGCGAGCAGAATCGTACGAGGACCTCGGCGACCTCGTCGTCGTCAACGTCTCCGGCCGCGGTGACAAGGACCTCGAGACGGTGCTCGAGGAGACCGAGAAGCGCGACCTCGAGGCCGCGCCCGAGGTGGAGGTGTTCGATCGTGACTAA
- the trpA gene encoding tryptophan synthase subunit alpha, whose product MTNESATAESDVEIAIRENHPALITYITAGDPSLEDTKAYVEALDRGGADLIELGLPFSEPIAEGPTIQAAINRALDAGTTPQGFFELVDDLETEAPLLVMTYYNVILQYGPTADVRPFVERAAEAGLSGIIVPDLPAEEADPLRDACDDHGLDLVFIVAPTTEGERLETIMSKASGFAYVQARLGTTGARADVSNATHDSLARLEEYDVSEPRSEARRAQSDGVPKAVGFGVSEGDHAAEIVEAGADGVIVGSALVDIIADHGEGDAPAATDLEAKARELKRGALRGAGGEVPEPEQP is encoded by the coding sequence GTGACTAACGAATCCGCCACCGCGGAGAGCGACGTCGAGATCGCCATCCGCGAGAACCACCCCGCGCTCATCACCTACATCACCGCGGGCGATCCCTCGCTCGAGGACACCAAAGCGTACGTCGAGGCCTTAGACCGCGGCGGCGCGGACCTGATCGAACTCGGCCTGCCGTTCTCGGAGCCGATCGCGGAGGGGCCGACGATCCAGGCGGCGATCAACCGCGCGCTGGACGCGGGGACGACGCCGCAGGGCTTCTTTGAACTGGTCGACGACCTCGAGACGGAAGCGCCGCTGCTGGTGATGACCTATTATAACGTGATCCTCCAGTACGGCCCCACGGCCGACGTTCGGCCGTTCGTCGAGCGCGCCGCGGAGGCCGGCCTCTCGGGCATCATCGTCCCCGACCTTCCCGCCGAGGAGGCCGACCCGCTGCGCGACGCCTGCGACGATCACGGGCTCGACCTCGTCTTCATCGTCGCGCCGACGACCGAGGGTGAGCGCCTCGAGACCATCATGTCCAAGGCCTCGGGCTTCGCCTACGTGCAGGCCCGGCTCGGGACGACGGGCGCTCGGGCGGACGTCTCGAACGCCACGCACGACAGCCTCGCGCGTCTCGAGGAGTACGACGTTTCGGAACCGCGTTCCGAGGCTCGTCGGGCGCAGTCCGACGGTGTTCCCAAAGCGGTCGGCTTCGGCGTCAGCGAGGGCGACCACGCCGCAGAGATCGTCGAGGCGGGCGCCGACGGCGTCATCGTCGGCAGCGCCCTCGTCGACATAATCGCCGATCACGGGGAGGGAGACGCGCCCGCGGCGACCGATCTCGAGGCCAAAGCCCGCGAACTCAAACGCGGCGCGCTCCGCGGCGCCGGGGGAGAAGTACCGGAACCAGAACAGCCATAA
- a CDS encoding 2-amino-3,7-dideoxy-D-threo-hept-6-ulosonate synthase, which translates to MTTGIDARLERIGTDGSYVIVPMDHGITMGAVQGLKDIESTIDAVTRGGADAVLTQKGIAPRVHDNKNGKGYIVHLNASTTIGPDEQDKRMTGTVEEAIRAGADAVSFHINVGSNYEPDQITQLSEVTERATRFGIPVLAMAYARGPGVDSADPEALGHAVRLAEEVGADLVKTGYSGDADSFQHVVESTRLPVVIAGGSRGSDRETVEMVRGVMDAGGAGVSMGRSIFQHEDPEAIATAVSGVVHDDRSADDALAESGLALEV; encoded by the coding sequence ATGACCACCGGAATCGACGCACGACTCGAGCGCATCGGCACAGACGGATCGTACGTAATCGTCCCGATGGACCACGGCATCACGATGGGCGCCGTCCAGGGACTGAAAGACATCGAATCGACCATCGACGCCGTGACCCGCGGCGGCGCCGACGCCGTCCTCACGCAGAAGGGAATCGCGCCGCGCGTCCACGATAACAAGAACGGCAAGGGCTACATCGTCCACCTCAACGCCTCGACGACGATCGGGCCCGACGAGCAGGACAAGCGCATGACGGGCACCGTCGAGGAGGCGATCCGGGCCGGCGCCGACGCGGTCTCCTTTCACATCAACGTCGGCTCGAACTACGAACCCGACCAGATCACGCAGCTGTCGGAGGTGACGGAGCGGGCGACCCGATTCGGGATTCCGGTCCTCGCCATGGCCTACGCCCGCGGTCCGGGCGTCGACTCCGCGGATCCCGAGGCGCTCGGCCACGCGGTTCGGCTCGCCGAGGAGGTCGGCGCCGACCTCGTGAAGACGGGCTACAGCGGCGACGCCGACAGCTTCCAGCACGTCGTCGAGTCGACCCGCCTCCCGGTCGTCATCGCCGGCGGCTCGAGAGGGTCCGACCGCGAGACGGTCGAGATGGTCCGGGGCGTCATGGACGCCGGCGGCGCGGGCGTCTCGATGGGACGGTCGATCTTCCAGCACGAGGACCCCGAGGCCATCGCGACCGCCGTGTCCGGCGTCGTCCACGACGACCGCTCGGCCGACGACGCGCTCGCGGAGTCCGGGCTGGCGCTCGAGGTCTGA
- a CDS encoding HdeD family acid-resistance protein, producing the protein MSTTTSEAGTESLRRGWRTLALAGGVLVLLGLLAMLLPIATGVAITYLVGALLVVGGIVHAGHAVTARGWRGSLWQLTLAIVSVVAGILLLVNPVLGLLSLTILVIAYLLVDGVAELGMSLRMGGEPGRGWIAASGVTSLVLAGLLWAGFPADAAWAIGLLVGISLVVTGLSMVAVAYDGRRTAEDATPSATEPRGA; encoded by the coding sequence ATGAGCACAACTACTTCCGAAGCCGGAACCGAATCCCTGCGGAGGGGATGGCGAACGCTCGCGCTCGCGGGCGGCGTCCTCGTATTACTCGGCCTCCTCGCGATGTTGCTGCCGATCGCGACGGGTGTCGCGATAACGTACCTCGTCGGCGCGCTACTGGTCGTCGGCGGGATCGTCCACGCCGGTCACGCCGTCACCGCGCGCGGATGGCGGGGCTCCCTCTGGCAGCTGACGCTGGCGATCGTCTCGGTCGTCGCCGGGATCCTCCTCCTCGTAAACCCCGTTCTCGGGCTTCTGAGCCTGACGATCCTGGTCATCGCGTACCTCTTGGTGGACGGCGTCGCGGAGCTCGGGATGAGCCTTCGAATGGGGGGCGAACCCGGCCGGGGGTGGATCGCGGCTAGCGGCGTGACCTCGCTCGTACTCGCGGGCCTCCTCTGGGCGGGCTTCCCCGCGGATGCGGCCTGGGCGATCGGACTGCTCGTCGGTATCAGCCTGGTCGTGACCGGCCTCTCGATGGTCGCCGTGGCCTACGACGGCCGCCGCACGGCCGAGGACGCCACTCCGTCCGCGACCGAACCGCGCGGCGCGTGA
- a CDS encoding poly-gamma-glutamate hydrolase family protein: MVRATITTRPLAATETGHRTELLYDDGSNDEVLLCAVHGGEVEPGTAEQALELATRLPAASCWACLGYDDETDAFDEWHPPSSAVDTEDYPLLAEIADRDFETVISFHGLGDDRVLVGGGTDAEVKRTVAARLEAAVTLPVETVSDGPYAGASPNNFVNWLAADGGGLQLEQGLSVREREADAVVSTLEAAVAEGVL, translated from the coding sequence GTGGTTCGGGCAACCATCACGACGCGACCGCTCGCGGCGACCGAGACGGGACACCGAACGGAACTGCTGTACGACGACGGCTCGAACGACGAGGTGCTGCTCTGTGCCGTCCACGGCGGCGAGGTCGAACCCGGCACCGCGGAACAGGCGCTCGAGTTGGCGACGCGGCTCCCGGCCGCCAGCTGCTGGGCCTGTCTGGGGTACGACGACGAGACCGACGCGTTCGACGAGTGGCATCCGCCCTCGTCGGCCGTCGACACCGAGGACTACCCGCTGCTCGCGGAGATCGCCGACCGCGACTTCGAGACCGTGATCAGCTTCCACGGACTCGGCGACGACCGGGTGCTCGTCGGGGGCGGGACCGACGCCGAGGTCAAACGAACGGTGGCCGCGCGTCTCGAGGCGGCCGTCACGCTCCCCGTCGAAACCGTCTCGGACGGCCCGTACGCCGGCGCCAGCCCGAACAACTTCGTCAACTGGCTCGCGGCGGACGGCGGCGGACTTCAGCTCGAGCAGGGACTCTCCGTCCGCGAGCGCGAGGCCGACGCCGTGGTGTCGACGCTCGAGGCGGCGGTCGCGGAGGGCGTACTGTAA
- a CDS encoding SprT family zinc-dependent metalloprotease, which produces MTDADLTIDDEIVARARIHAREVIGEHDLALEFDALEWRVSARARRRAGLCRWHADREVATIVLARRAYERYEWPEFAAVVRHELVHAWEFQRFGESGHGPRFRELAATLEAPRHCRSFADPRYVLRCREGDCPWRATRHRASKPVRAPDRYRCGECGGVVEVEHADSGRTWKSASGFGVAKAALGDEW; this is translated from the coding sequence GTGACCGACGCGGACCTCACGATCGACGACGAGATCGTCGCCCGCGCCCGCATTCACGCCCGCGAGGTCATCGGCGAGCACGATCTCGCGCTCGAGTTCGACGCGCTCGAGTGGCGGGTGTCCGCGAGAGCGCGCCGCCGGGCGGGGCTGTGCCGGTGGCACGCCGACCGCGAGGTGGCGACGATCGTGCTCGCACGGCGGGCCTACGAGCGATACGAGTGGCCCGAGTTCGCGGCCGTCGTCCGACACGAACTCGTCCACGCCTGGGAGTTTCAGCGGTTCGGCGAGTCGGGACACGGCCCGCGGTTTCGCGAACTGGCCGCGACGCTCGAGGCGCCCCGTCACTGCCGGTCGTTCGCCGACCCGCGGTACGTGCTACGCTGTCGCGAGGGCGACTGCCCGTGGCGGGCGACCCGCCACCGGGCGTCGAAGCCGGTTCGAGCGCCCGACCGGTACCGGTGTGGCGAGTGCGGCGGCGTCGTCGAGGTCGAGCACGCCGACAGCGGGCGGACGTGGAAGAGCGCGAGCGGGTTCGGCGTGGCGAAGGCGGCGCTCGGCGACGAGTGGTGA
- a CDS encoding HAD family hydrolase encodes MAPYDAICFDLDRTICEPTQDPATLLERTFEGVDCDRFCTPSDLRAAVPSLPTAETAREFYEHLFGEVADRAGADSTVVSSLADRYLELQDPSAVRFRPGAEAALEYARDRGRVGLITNGGRTTQIQKLRSLGIEDAFDVRVYTDPSAGIHPKPDAAPFERALAELEATPDAAIHVGDSLRADIAGANAMGIDSAWIDVGRDRTAEDEHEPTYELSTLERLESIV; translated from the coding sequence ATGGCTCCCTACGACGCGATCTGTTTCGATCTCGACAGGACGATCTGCGAGCCCACGCAGGACCCCGCGACGCTGCTCGAGCGGACCTTCGAGGGCGTCGACTGCGACCGGTTCTGTACGCCGTCCGATCTCCGCGCCGCCGTTCCGTCGCTGCCGACCGCCGAGACGGCCCGCGAGTTCTACGAGCACCTCTTCGGCGAAGTCGCCGACCGAGCGGGCGCCGATTCGACCGTCGTGTCCTCGCTCGCGGACCGATATCTCGAGTTGCAGGATCCGAGCGCCGTCCGATTTCGACCCGGCGCGGAGGCCGCCCTCGAGTACGCCCGCGACCGCGGGCGGGTCGGCCTCATCACGAACGGCGGACGAACGACCCAGATCCAGAAACTCCGGTCGCTGGGCATCGAGGACGCGTTCGACGTTCGCGTTTACACGGACCCGAGCGCCGGCATCCACCCGAAGCCCGACGCGGCGCCGTTCGAGCGCGCGCTCGCCGAACTCGAGGCGACGCCCGACGCCGCGATCCACGTCGGGGACTCGCTGCGCGCCGATATCGCCGGCGCCAACGCGATGGGGATCGACTCGGCGTGGATCGACGTCGGCCGCGACCGCACGGCGGAAGACGAACACGAGCCGACCTACGAGCTCTCGACGCTCGAACGCCTCGAGTCGATCGTCTGA
- a CDS encoding 3-dehydroquinate synthase II produces MTRAVWVKADDAVGDWDDRRARITTALEAGADWVLIDEADVERVRELGEIGVAAFRTDGDVTLVDDVDAESDATNAEPDAIVVGKEGEGDGTIDLPDDLSGSADLSTLRRDGELDRGAYVRILGKEYESFAETAAEEADHTIVVGEDWTIIPLENLIARIGEETDLVAGVTSAEEAKTAFETLEIGADAVLLDSDDPDEIRRTVEVRDEAERESLSLEYAEVLDVEQVGSADRVCVDTGSLLEHDEGMLVGSMARGLVFVHAETAESPYVASRPFRVNAGAVHAYVRTPDGGTKYLSELQSGDEVQVVDTDGNTREAIVGRVKIEKRPMFRIALETSDGDRIETMLQNAETIKVPTSAGRTAVTDLEAGDELLLYCEDTARHFGEAVEESIIEK; encoded by the coding sequence ATGACGAGAGCTGTCTGGGTCAAGGCCGACGACGCCGTCGGCGACTGGGACGATCGACGAGCGCGGATCACGACCGCGCTCGAGGCGGGCGCCGACTGGGTACTGATCGACGAGGCGGACGTCGAACGCGTCCGCGAACTCGGCGAGATCGGCGTCGCGGCGTTCCGGACCGACGGTGACGTGACGCTGGTCGACGACGTCGACGCCGAGAGCGACGCGACGAACGCGGAACCCGACGCCATCGTCGTCGGCAAGGAGGGCGAGGGAGACGGGACGATCGATCTTCCGGACGACCTCTCCGGCTCCGCCGACCTCTCGACGCTGCGCCGCGACGGCGAACTCGACCGGGGCGCGTACGTGCGCATCCTCGGAAAGGAGTACGAGTCGTTCGCCGAAACCGCCGCCGAGGAGGCCGACCACACGATCGTCGTCGGCGAGGACTGGACGATCATCCCCCTCGAGAACCTGATCGCGCGCATCGGCGAGGAGACCGACCTCGTCGCGGGCGTCACCTCCGCCGAGGAGGCGAAGACGGCGTTCGAGACCCTCGAGATCGGCGCCGACGCCGTCCTGCTCGACTCGGACGACCCCGACGAGATCCGCCGGACGGTCGAGGTTCGCGACGAGGCCGAGCGCGAGTCGCTTTCCCTCGAGTACGCGGAGGTGCTCGACGTCGAGCAGGTCGGCAGCGCGGATCGGGTCTGCGTCGACACCGGCTCGCTGCTCGAACACGACGAGGGAATGCTCGTCGGTTCGATGGCCCGCGGGCTCGTCTTCGTCCACGCGGAGACCGCCGAATCGCCCTACGTCGCCTCGCGGCCCTTCCGGGTCAACGCGGGCGCGGTCCACGCCTACGTCCGGACGCCCGACGGCGGCACGAAGTACCTCTCGGAGCTCCAGAGCGGCGACGAGGTCCAGGTCGTCGACACCGACGGTAACACCCGCGAGGCGATCGTCGGCCGCGTCAAGATCGAGAAGCGGCCGATGTTCCGGATCGCCCTCGAGACGTCCGACGGCGACCGCATCGAGACGATGCTCCAGAACGCCGAGACGATCAAGGTCCCCACGAGCGCGGGCCGAACGGCCGTCACCGACCTCGAGGCGGGCGACGAACTGCTGCTCTACTGCGAGGACACCGCGCGACACTTCGGCGAGGCGGTCGAGGAGAGTATTATCGAGAAATAG
- a CDS encoding NADH dehydrogenase subunit, whose translation MSVTREQLRGVELPEFAVTLRNAGVAGAGGAGFPSYAKWEHLESVDSLLVNHQESEPNYYIDKWLGRKRTDELAALFDGLLDHAFDRIVIGAKRTDREEWVVDLERATDATIYEPDELPIDESERGVVVAYTEDKYEYGMESVLLRLVAGVVMQGGELPMDHGWLVQNTETLRNVRTALVDGEPTTRKFVHVDGRVPRHRFLEVPIGTPATDLLEAAGRTDGLDENEVILDGGPGWCFEIDDSPDEFGVRKRTNCLLVMERSVVEENRLGGGGRVNVLASAAWKHSVHETEPAETIRPDRVEVPLITNPDFEGVVTPSEPIVRPGDELEEGEMIARPGEGISIAQHSPIDGTVTAVDDRSISIDARGESATDAAASHTVYWTWCTDCGRYVPKPEVQVADPTAYVCDRCR comes from the coding sequence ATGAGCGTAACTCGAGAACAACTTCGAGGGGTCGAACTGCCCGAGTTCGCGGTCACACTCCGAAACGCGGGAGTCGCAGGCGCGGGCGGTGCCGGGTTTCCGTCATACGCCAAGTGGGAGCACCTCGAGTCGGTCGACTCGTTGCTGGTGAACCACCAGGAGAGCGAACCGAACTACTACATCGACAAGTGGCTCGGTCGGAAGCGAACGGACGAACTGGCCGCGCTGTTCGACGGCTTGCTCGATCACGCCTTCGACCGGATCGTGATCGGCGCCAAGCGGACCGACCGAGAGGAGTGGGTCGTCGACCTCGAACGAGCGACCGACGCGACGATCTACGAGCCGGACGAGCTTCCGATCGACGAGAGCGAGCGCGGCGTCGTCGTCGCCTACACCGAGGACAAGTACGAGTACGGGATGGAGAGCGTCCTCCTGCGACTCGTCGCGGGCGTCGTTATGCAGGGCGGGGAGTTGCCGATGGACCACGGCTGGCTCGTCCAGAACACCGAGACGCTTCGGAACGTCCGCACCGCGCTCGTCGACGGCGAACCGACGACCCGCAAGTTCGTCCACGTCGACGGACGGGTGCCCCGCCACCGCTTCCTCGAGGTGCCGATCGGGACGCCCGCGACCGATCTGCTCGAGGCGGCGGGACGGACCGACGGGCTCGACGAGAACGAGGTGATCCTCGACGGCGGTCCGGGGTGGTGTTTCGAGATCGACGACTCGCCGGACGAGTTCGGCGTCCGCAAGCGGACGAACTGCCTGCTGGTGATGGAGCGGTCGGTCGTCGAGGAGAACCGTCTCGGCGGCGGCGGGCGCGTCAACGTCCTCGCGTCGGCGGCCTGGAAGCACTCGGTCCACGAAACCGAGCCCGCGGAGACGATCCGCCCGGACCGCGTCGAAGTGCCGCTGATCACGAACCCGGATTTCGAGGGCGTCGTCACGCCGAGCGAGCCGATCGTCCGGCCGGGCGACGAACTCGAGGAAGGGGAGATGATCGCGCGGCCGGGCGAGGGGATCAGCATCGCCCAGCACTCGCCGATCGACGGGACGGTGACCGCGGTCGACGACCGTTCGATCTCGATCGACGCCCGCGGTGAGTCGGCGACCGACGCAGCCGCGAGTCACACGGTGTACTGGACCTGGTGTACCGACTGCGGCCGGTACGTGCCGAAACCCGAGGTTCAGGTCGCCGATCCGACGGCGTACGTCTGCGATCGCTGTCGCTGA
- a CDS encoding DUF7331 family protein: protein MNQNSHQETVRDEPAVPEFDAYVSYDDDGATVICDRRNAAAWIRSTAVRPCCR from the coding sequence ATGAATCAGAACAGTCACCAGGAGACGGTCCGGGACGAGCCGGCCGTCCCCGAATTCGACGCGTACGTAAGTTACGACGACGACGGCGCCACGGTCATCTGCGACCGACGGAACGCCGCGGCGTGGATCCGATCGACGGCCGTGCGGCCGTGTTGCCGATAG
- a CDS encoding DUF7575 domain-containing protein, whose translation MTWLRALAAAGLSVLLPGAGHVLIRDWVRALAFGGVFVAALAIFLPPADQLAAISSVSDGMTLVTDETDTISQFVLSFIVLFATIDATFRAIGFSPNSSGDDGDGPSCPECGKPLDEELTFCHWCTSRLEPREDEESPAP comes from the coding sequence ATGACATGGCTCCGTGCGCTCGCGGCCGCCGGCCTCTCGGTGCTCCTCCCCGGTGCGGGCCACGTGCTCATCCGCGACTGGGTGCGCGCGCTGGCGTTCGGCGGCGTATTCGTGGCGGCGCTCGCGATCTTTCTGCCGCCGGCCGACCAGCTCGCGGCCATCAGCTCCGTGAGCGACGGGATGACGCTCGTCACCGATGAGACGGACACGATCAGCCAGTTCGTCCTCTCGTTTATCGTACTGTTTGCCACGATCGACGCGACGTTCCGCGCGATAGGATTTTCGCCGAACTCGAGCGGCGACGACGGCGACGGGCCGAGCTGTCCCGAGTGCGGGAAACCGCTCGACGAAGAGCTTACCTTCTGTCACTGGTGTACGAGCCGCCTCGAGCCCCGAGAGGACGAGGAATCGCCGGCTCCCTGA
- a CDS encoding type I 3-dehydroquinate dehydratase, with translation MRIEFDSFVLAAPTADLSDADDPIAREHADAVEFRMDLADEPLGGLENYDGDLPILATNRTEREGGEAADDGRLETLAEAARIDAVGAIDVELESILEGEADGLLETARERDVAVVASSHDFEGTPPRTELVRTLTEAGKYADVAKLAVTAESKADTLALLSATERLTAHGDAVATMAMGDVGSHTRAVAPVYGSKIGYAPVDPEAATAPGQYDLETLSELVSQLK, from the coding sequence ATACGCATAGAGTTCGATTCGTTCGTCCTCGCGGCTCCGACCGCCGACCTTTCGGACGCTGACGACCCGATCGCTCGCGAACACGCCGATGCCGTCGAGTTTCGAATGGACTTAGCCGACGAGCCCCTCGGGGGGCTCGAGAACTACGACGGCGACCTCCCGATCCTCGCGACGAACCGGACGGAGCGGGAAGGCGGGGAGGCCGCGGACGACGGCCGCCTCGAGACCCTCGCGGAAGCGGCCCGAATCGACGCGGTCGGCGCGATCGACGTCGAACTCGAGTCGATTCTCGAGGGCGAGGCCGACGGCCTGCTCGAGACCGCACGCGAGCGCGACGTCGCGGTCGTCGCCTCGTCCCACGACTTCGAGGGGACGCCGCCTCGCACGGAACTGGTCCGGACGCTGACCGAGGCCGGCAAGTACGCCGACGTCGCGAAACTGGCCGTCACCGCGGAGTCGAAAGCCGATACCCTGGCGCTGCTGTCCGCGACGGAACGGCTGACCGCTCACGGCGACGCCGTCGCGACGATGGCGATGGGCGATGTCGGCAGTCACACGCGCGCGGTCGCGCCCGTCTACGGCTCGAAGATCGGGTACGCGCCCGTCGATCCCGAGGCGGCGACGGCGCCCGGCCAGTACGACCTCGAAACGCTCTCGGAACTCGTCTCGCAGCTGAAGTGA